In the Vibrio hippocampi genome, GGCGATCAGAGTGATGGACACGATGGAAATCTGGGGTAACGATAAAGCGCCTTAGACGACGATCGAGTGTTGGTGCTAGTCGGGCGTTACTATGATTAAACATGGCGCTTGCGTTGAGTAAGATTTCAAACAAAAGCACCGCAATAACTGGCATACCCAGCAATATGACTGCCGCAATTTTTATCCACATGGATAAAAGAATTTCTAACGGGTGAAATCGAGCTCCGGTGGTAAAGTCTAGGTCGCGATCCGTATGATGAACTCGATGTAAACGCCATAAAAGCGGGATGCGGTGAAATAACCAATGCTGTGAATAAACCAATAGATCCAGCATCAGGATACAGAGTGGAATCAACAGCCAACTGGAGATAGAAACCTGATTGAACAAGCCCCATTGATTCTCGCTGGCGAGATAGGCTGAGTCGATGGCCAGCAAAGGCATAATGAGCTGTAACAGCACTGAGTTAAAGGCAACTAAAGCGAGGTTGTTGCTCCAGCGAAGAAGACGTGTCTGGTTTCGCTTAATGCGCGGTAGCGTCCACTCCCAAAGCAGACAAGCGATAAACACCATCACAAAGATAGACAAACGCACACTATCGCTGTGTTCTAAC is a window encoding:
- a CDS encoding sterol desaturase family protein, with the protein product MFEIKAVLEHSDSVRLSIFVMVFIACLLWEWTLPRIKRNQTRLLRWSNNLALVAFNSVLLQLIMPLLAIDSAYLASENQWGLFNQVSISSWLLIPLCILMLDLLVYSQHWLFHRIPLLWRLHRVHHTDRDLDFTTGARFHPLEILLSMWIKIAAVILLGMPVIAVLLFEILLNASAMFNHSNARLAPTLDRRLRRFIVTPDFHRVHHSDRPRETHSNFGFFLSVWDRLFKTCIEQPRDGHHKMAIGLPLFTDDKQQRLDNLLTQPFRRETD